The following nucleotide sequence is from Podospora bellae-mahoneyi strain CBS 112042 chromosome 1 map unlocalized CBS112042p_1, whole genome shotgun sequence.
CTCCCAAATCCCCTCAAGGCACCCTTCAAGGCTCTATCATTACAATAGctacccctccctcaccgacGTCATGTCTGGCTTCCCCAAACTCATCCCCGCCTTCACGGCCAGAGTAAGCCTCCCTTATCCCTCGCCAACAATAATACACCCCCCCTTACGCCGTATCAACATTCCCCCTACCACCACAtatacaccaccccctttccctctcaaACCTCAACTAACCCTCTCCAGATCGCCATAGAACCCCCCaccgccatctccccccacctcctccacgtccccttcgtcccctccctcggcTCCCTAATCTCCGAACCCTCCTACcccctcaagctcaacgcccccatcctccacggCGCAGactacatcaccacccaacccgaCGGCAAGACCGTCAAGCTCGAGGTCCAGTCCGTAGCCAAGGATGCCTCCACCGGCGCCACCATCCGCTTCAACTACACCGGcaccgtctccctcctcggcgccgccGGCAAGGTCCTCAAGGGCGACCCCTCCGCCGCAACCACCGACTTTGGCGAGGCCTTCATCCACCCCGTCTTCCAGACCGGTGGTGTTCCCGAGTTGGCCGAGCTGGCGAACAAG
It contains:
- a CDS encoding uncharacterized protein (COG:S; EggNog:ENOG503P5VA); this encodes MSGFPKLIPAFTARIAIEPPTAISPHLLHVPFVPSLGSLISEPSYPLKLNAPILHGADYITTQPDGKTVKLEVQSVAKDASTGATIRFNYTGTVSLLGAAGKVLKGDPSAATTDFGEAFIHPVFQTGGVPELAELANKVYVGSGRFILEEGKPVIVEYKISEVVA